The following proteins come from a genomic window of Spongiibacter tropicus DSM 19543:
- a CDS encoding DUF4136 domain-containing protein produces the protein MKIHALFLLSTAMLLAACSSTDVHTDYNPRANFANYQHYQWSADSGADKTVSPFVIEQVKASLKTQLDSGLYKLADKNHDFLVRYYVTQAADTVDRSPRLGIGLGSFTGNFGMSTSVGVPLGKDKINRNVQIMIDLLDGNTKALSWRGAMVIELDDQDPKVNMDRIDRAVAEIWAEFPPK, from the coding sequence ATGAAAATCCATGCCCTATTTCTGTTGAGCACAGCCATGTTACTGGCCGCCTGCAGCAGTACCGATGTACATACCGATTACAACCCCCGCGCCAACTTCGCCAATTATCAGCACTATCAGTGGTCGGCCGACAGCGGTGCTGACAAGACCGTGTCCCCGTTTGTGATTGAGCAGGTAAAGGCCTCACTCAAAACCCAACTGGACAGTGGACTGTACAAGCTAGCCGATAAGAACCACGATTTTTTGGTGCGCTACTACGTCACCCAAGCCGCCGACACCGTTGACCGCAGCCCCCGACTAGGTATTGGCCTGGGCAGCTTCACCGGCAATTTTGGAATGAGTACGTCGGTCGGTGTGCCGCTGGGTAAAGACAAAATTAACCGCAACGTCCAAATCATGATCGACCTGCTCGACGGCAATACCAAGGCACTGAGCTGGCGGGGCGCGATGGTCATCGAGCTGGATGATCAGGACCCCAAAGTGAATATGGACCGCATTGATCGCGCTGTCGCAGAAATCTGGGCCGAGTTCCCGCCG
- a CDS encoding DNA-3-methyladenine glycosylase I: MSEVCDWCGNDPDYRRYHDEEWGVPCRDDRKLFEFLILESAQAGLNWLTILRKREGYRRLFANFDPEHVARFDDEDIARLMADPAIIRNRMKIEAAINNARCVLDVQQEYGSLADYLWAFVDHKPVQNRWSTLDEVPASTPLSDHISKTMKKRGFRFFGSTICYAYLQAMGLVNDHLVRCPAHERCTKLADL; the protein is encoded by the coding sequence TTGAGCGAAGTCTGCGACTGGTGCGGCAATGACCCCGATTACCGCCGCTACCACGATGAAGAATGGGGTGTTCCCTGCCGGGATGATCGTAAGCTGTTCGAATTTTTGATCCTGGAATCGGCCCAGGCTGGCCTGAACTGGCTAACGATATTGCGCAAACGCGAAGGCTATCGGCGACTGTTTGCCAACTTTGACCCCGAGCACGTCGCCCGTTTCGACGACGAGGATATCGCGCGCCTGATGGCTGACCCTGCCATTATTCGTAACCGCATGAAGATCGAGGCCGCCATTAACAATGCCCGATGCGTTCTCGACGTTCAGCAAGAGTACGGCAGTCTCGCCGACTACCTGTGGGCATTTGTCGACCACAAGCCAGTCCAGAATCGCTGGTCGACCCTGGACGAGGTTCCCGCCAGCACGCCACTGTCAGACCACATCAGCAAGACCATGAAAAAGCGCGGTTTCCGCTTCTTTGGCAGCACGATATGCTATGCCTATTTACAGGCCATGGGGCTGGTCAACGACCACCTCGTCCGCTGTCCTGCGCACGAGCGCTGTACCAAGCTGGCAGATTTGTGA